The DNA region TCGAgaatttcttcaatttggcaACAAAGAACCCGTCCATGTTATGCGTATGAGGATAGAATCTTCTAGTCAACTTTAATGAAGGGTGGAACCTGTGATGCCTATACTTCACAAAGCCCTCTGTACCAAAATCAAGACCTGTAGGGACCAGCTTCACATTCCTCCGTGTCAATGCATAGTTCACTACCCATTCATTTTCTTCAGGCAATATAGAACAAGTGGAATAAACTATGTACCCTCCAGTACTGGACCTCGCATTGCAACAATCAATAGCAGCTAAGAGCAACTGCCTTTGTAAGTTAAAGCATCTTTGAATGTCTTTCTGATCCTTCGTGGTTTTAACACTCGGGTCTTTAGCGATAACACCTGTACCAGTACAAGGAGCATCCAAAAGAACCCTATCAAACCCTTTTATCACTTCCGGGAACTGTCTGCCGTCGTAGTTACAAATAACAGCATTCACAACTCCAAGTCTATGGAAGTTGCCAACAATAGCTTTAGTTCGCTCCTTGTTAGCGTCATTTGCGAATAATGCCCCAGTATTCTTCATGATAGCAGCGATATGCGACGCTTTACCACCAGGGGCAGCGCACATGTCCAAAATCCTCTCTTTCTCTTGAGGTGCTAATGCCATCACAGGTAAATAACTTGATGCTCCTTGCAAGATATAATGGCCAGCCAAATACTCTGGTGTTGCACCAATAGGCACAGTGGAACTGTACACAACAAGGCCAACTTTACTCCATTTTCCAACCGGATCCAAGTTCACTCCTCTATTGATAAGAGCTTGAGCTAAATCTCTCCTCCTTGTCTTAAGACTGTTAGTTCTAATAGTCACAGGTCGCGCAGTTTCACTTGCCTCTAAAAACTCTACTAACTCTTGTACAGGGAATATCTGCATTAGTATTTCCATTAGGAATTCATTGTAACTGTAATAAAGACATAAGTCTTTGAGAAGTAGCTCAGTATATTCACATCTGGATCTACCATCTTCCTTCAAACGGTTGAAATCACCTAAAACATTGACAACATCTTTGATTCTTTGCAATACATCTTGTAAATTGCTTGGATTTTGTAATTCTTCTTCTGTAGGAAACGCAAATACATCTTGCTTAGCAATGTTTAGCTGCATCTCTTCATCAGCAAGTTTTTTGTCAAGTTTCTGTTTTTTCTTTAGCTTAATGTTGGCTTTTTCAATGGGAagcatgtcatcatcatcatcatcgtcatcctCGTCACTTTTCTCTTCGCTGGAGTCTGAATTATACTCTAATCTTGAAGATGTAGCTGTCCCTTCATCTTCAGAGGTGACATCACCATTTTCTTGATCTGAATCAGCAAACAAATCATCCAGTTTTCCAacctgaaataataataaattaaaagagaGTGCATCAGAGAGGATGAGGAAGGGGAAGTAAATTTTTATGAtagttatatttaatttataattgaaggtaaattacaaacaaataaaacattatttgtattttaaaataggatagaattgtaatttaaaataagaTGGATCTAGCTAATCATTCAAACAGTTCTTACTAATTGTCTCAGTTAAGGACACCTAGGTCTTTTCTAACTGATATTGTTACGTCTACAGGCAGGCAGGACACAGTAAAATAAAACCAGGACATCATTGACCGCAAAATTACCTATCTCATGATACCTACCTTATAATTTTCACCAGCTTTAGGTTTGTCATCGTCATCACTAACGGCTTCCTGCTCCGACTCCTCAGCGGACCCATCATCAGAGCCTTCTTCATCAGAACCCTCATCATGACCACTGTCACTTTCTGGCTCAGGCTTCTGGGCTTTACCTTTCTTCTTTGGCATCAGCCATTCTTTGTTGTCATCGGTGAATCCTGTAAATCATcgatattaacatcaataaattgctctgataattagattaagattaattacgattcataagagcttgttgctaggcctacgtgaataaagtatattttgagtttgagtttgagtttaaaTGAAATGATGTGATGGTGATTAtgcaattaatttaaaaaaaatttaaaagtaaatttgtGGAAACTAAAAACAATAGTAAAGATACAATCCAGCAAAGTTATATTGTAACTTAAATTCAATCAAATCTTTAATTATTCAGTCAAAAGAGAAAAGGAACCTTATTGTTTAGTGTGACAAAAtcttacaataaataaaacaaataccaCAAAAAGACTTTGCCACTAGCAACCAAGTCATGtctgaaaatattttgttaaaaataagtttttatgtGATATGCACGCCtagcctagttggtagtgacaCTATAGTGACCTTGTCATGTCTACCAAGTGTGAGGACCCAGGTTGTATCCTGTATAAATGCCCTGATTATCCTCTAGCCggccagagacctataaaaaggtctcctgttccattttaatttgaactttgtgttgacaaaataaaatttcattttgcttggcaaggtttgatgtatgggcggctagaggttattgtGTTCTTGATGTTTTTCTGTGTATGTAAGTTTTTTATTgtacaattttattacaatatgtCTCTAGccttttattgtattgtagccTTATAGAGAGTGTCCTTAAATATAATATTCTAATATTTATACACACCTTGTACACTCTCATCTCCAGACTCATCAGAATTGTCTTCCGCCTCCACCTGCTTAGCTACAGTCTGCTTAGCCACATTCTTTTTAGCTTCTTTCAGAGCTTTTCTCTTCTCTGCTAACTCTGCTTTCTTTTTGGCCCTTCTTGCTGCCCTCTGTTTCTGTCTATGGCTCATCTTTTTTGTCTCATTTTCATCCTCCACTGTAACATAAAATtactattattaaataattaatctaCAATACAGTATAATCTCAGGAATGTAGCACTAAGGACTCATTAAGATGGTGCGAGAACTTGCATGCAAGTTTCATTATATTGCAGTATTCAATTGGTCGGCTGTATTGGATGTAACCTC from Cydia fagiglandana chromosome 6, ilCydFagi1.1, whole genome shotgun sequence includes:
- the LOC134665271 gene encoding uncharacterized protein LOC134665271 codes for the protein MGRKAKFDETKKVKKGPGRKARKQPDPVFRKELLEDENETKKMSHRQKQRAARRAKKKAELAEKRKALKEAKKNVAKQTVAKQVEAEDNSDESGDESVQGFTDDNKEWLMPKKKGKAQKPEPESDSGHDEGSDEEGSDDGSAEESEQEAVSDDDDKPKAGENYKVGKLDDLFADSDQENGDVTSEDEGTATSSRLEYNSDSSEEKSDEDDDDDDDDMLPIEKANIKLKKKQKLDKKLADEEMQLNIAKQDVFAFPTEEELQNPSNLQDVLQRIKDVVNVLGDFNRLKEDGRSRCEYTELLLKDLCLYYSYNEFLMEILMQIFPVQELVEFLEASETARPVTIRTNSLKTRRRDLAQALINRGVNLDPVGKWSKVGLVVYSSTVPIGATPEYLAGHYILQGASSYLPVMALAPQEKERILDMCAAPGGKASHIAAIMKNTGALFANDANKERTKAIVGNFHRLGVVNAVICNYDGRQFPEVIKGFDRVLLDAPCTGTGVIAKDPSVKTTKDQKDIQRCFNLQRQLLLAAIDCCNARSSTGGYIVYSTCSILPEENEWVVNYALTRRNVKLVPTGLDFGTEGFVKYRHHRFHPSLKLTRRFYPHTHNMDGFFVAKLKKFSNVIPEPFKDDDDEQEEGKENTETTQEEADTSTEGDKTATKRPAPDTATPAPAAKKTKPNKNNQAKPGPQVNNAQTTNENKKKNKKKKKKNKQGSDNKDNSQSSETKEPQNVNAKNEGKKPKKKKNKKPNASQGVISNDTRQIENNTQPKVEASPKPDANKKAPSTPSPNKKKNKKNKNKNKKPAANDQPIANKNENKVTPSVEAAAAKKLKNKLKKKNKKQIGQLKTDKVKTDKPVEQGKGTGKKNKKKKFNKKTEV